One stretch of Methylococcus capsulatus DNA includes these proteins:
- a CDS encoding c-type cytochrome, with translation MIVRRSLDLGCGVVLALAAGTVHAGDVAAGKAKYESCVDCHGRGEGDAAPNVPSLAGKDANYIRRVLNTYKRCRPDDWLPPCGGSEERIQPFGWEHRSKDSDSMREIASELSDTDIDNIAAYIATLRKP, from the coding sequence ATGATCGTGAGAAGGTCGTTAGATTTGGGATGCGGGGTCGTGCTGGCGCTAGCAGCAGGCACGGTGCATGCCGGCGACGTCGCGGCCGGTAAGGCGAAATATGAAAGTTGCGTCGACTGCCACGGTCGGGGGGAGGGGGACGCGGCCCCCAATGTCCCCAGCCTGGCCGGAAAAGACGCGAACTACATCAGGAGGGTGCTGAACACCTACAAGCGATGCCGGCCGGACGACTGGCTCCCTCCTTGCGGCGGTTCGGAAGAGCGCATCCAGCCCTTCGGCTGGGAGCACCGGTCCAAGGACAGCGATTCGATGCGGGAGATCGCTTCCGAGCTGAGCGATACGGACATCGACAACATCGCGGCCTACATCGCTACGCTTCGGAAACCTTGA
- a CDS encoding methyltransferase family protein — translation MISPTAGYFYALYGPALNLLDRWAVTAWLTQFFLPHISITRSAVLNALPRVAELCVLGGAAWFLIAATQLYWSTFRRLGPVTTGLYRLCRHPQYTGLALFGLGALLLWPRFVALIAYVLMLSLYRFLAIAEERRCEQRYGESYVAYRAHTPMLWPLGTEPAAVPFHPWPIRSQAGLTMTAVIVAVLIALGLREYTLSRLSAHYEAHAAVLSPAPLAGELLAAYRVAVEDGRVPQRLSGAGASPLLVHVVPEDWHLADLPMETEAGHAGHDTPANFDRRKYKLLFSQALTHRPEPLGKAIVRSAHGLAPLILVRVDIEAARVNAIEKPPAHVHWGDIPTPLF, via the coding sequence ATGATCAGCCCGACTGCCGGCTATTTCTATGCACTGTACGGACCCGCCCTGAATTTGCTCGACCGTTGGGCGGTCACGGCCTGGCTCACCCAATTCTTCCTGCCGCATATCTCGATCACCCGGAGCGCCGTTCTCAATGCGCTGCCTCGTGTCGCGGAACTTTGCGTACTGGGCGGCGCGGCATGGTTTCTCATTGCGGCGACTCAGCTTTACTGGAGCACATTCCGCCGGCTTGGCCCCGTCACGACCGGTTTGTATCGCCTCTGTCGCCATCCGCAATACACCGGCCTGGCACTGTTCGGTCTGGGTGCCCTGCTGCTGTGGCCTCGATTCGTGGCGCTCATCGCGTATGTATTGATGTTATCGCTGTATCGATTCCTCGCCATCGCAGAAGAGCGGCGGTGCGAGCAGCGTTACGGCGAATCCTATGTCGCTTACCGGGCCCATACCCCAATGCTCTGGCCGCTCGGAACAGAACCGGCCGCGGTACCCTTTCATCCCTGGCCGATCCGATCGCAGGCTGGACTGACCATGACCGCAGTCATCGTTGCCGTGCTGATTGCCCTCGGTCTGAGGGAGTACACGCTGTCGCGCCTCAGCGCGCATTACGAAGCACATGCGGCCGTGCTCTCACCCGCACCGCTCGCCGGCGAGCTGTTGGCTGCCTACCGCGTCGCGGTCGAGGACGGGCGCGTCCCGCAGCGTCTGTCGGGCGCCGGCGCAAGCCCTCTGCTGGTCCATGTGGTGCCGGAGGACTGGCATTTGGCCGACCTGCCGATGGAAACGGAGGCCGGGCACGCCGGACATGATACGCCGGCGAACTTCGACCGGCGGAAGTACAAGCTGCTCTTTAGCCAGGCGCTGACTCACCGACCCGAACCGCTCGGGAAAGCCATCGTTCGTTCAGCTCATGGTCTTGCTCCGTTAATCCTGGTGCGAGTCGACATCGAAGCCGCGCGCGTCAATGCGATCGAAAAACCTCCGGCTCATGTGCACTGGGGCGATATTCCCACCCCCCTGTTTTAA
- a CDS encoding response regulator, translating to MTRSPHLLIVDDDRELRQLLTGFSIRHGFRVDAVADGKGMAKWLETGRFDLVVLDVMLPGEDGLALCRSLRAASNLPVIMLTALADETDRIVGLEMGADDYVVKPFNPRELLARIKAVLRRSGSVPASRQDHGATLVFDGWRLDLPRRQLYSPEGVLMPLTGGEFDLLAAFAQHPQRVLNRDQLLDLTRGRSASAYDRSVDVQLSRLRRKIESDPADPMLIKTVRGGGYLFTPRVERER from the coding sequence ATGACGCGATCTCCTCACCTTCTCATCGTCGATGACGACCGCGAACTCCGGCAGCTCTTGACCGGGTTCTCGATCCGGCACGGCTTTCGGGTGGATGCGGTCGCAGATGGCAAAGGCATGGCCAAATGGCTGGAAACGGGACGTTTCGATCTCGTCGTTCTCGATGTGATGCTGCCCGGCGAAGACGGCCTCGCGCTGTGCAGGAGCCTGCGGGCGGCTTCGAATCTTCCCGTCATCATGCTGACGGCGCTGGCCGATGAGACCGACCGCATCGTCGGTCTGGAAATGGGCGCCGATGATTATGTGGTCAAGCCGTTCAATCCCCGCGAACTCTTGGCCCGCATCAAGGCGGTGTTGCGCCGCAGTGGCAGCGTCCCGGCCAGCCGCCAGGATCACGGGGCGACTCTGGTGTTCGACGGCTGGCGGCTCGATCTCCCCAGGCGCCAACTGTATTCTCCCGAAGGCGTCTTGATGCCGCTGACCGGCGGCGAATTCGATTTGCTGGCCGCTTTTGCGCAACATCCCCAGCGTGTCCTGAATCGCGATCAATTGCTGGACTTGACCCGGGGACGCTCAGCCTCTGCCTACGACCGCAGCGTGGATGTCCAACTGAGCCGGCTGCGGCGTAAAATCGAGTCAGATCCCGCCGATCCGATGTTGATCAAGACCGTCCGCGGCGGCGGTTATCTGTTCACGCCGCGCGTCGAGCGCGAGCGCTGA
- a CDS encoding VOC family protein, with protein MRIALNSLFLDEQHKVLRFHTDVLGLVNKQSIPLKELRGLTVVSPEGPDDLELVLEQNAKRRPEGNRRHFPNRGIPVTAFAVDDTNQEYERLASCGVKFTTEPTGLDSVTIAIVAGTGGNLVQICQG; from the coding sequence ATGCGAATCGCGCTGAACAGCCTGTTCCTGGACGAACAGCACAAAGTACTCCGGTTCCATACGGATGTTTTGGGCCTCGTGAACAAGCAGAGCATCCCTTTGAAGGAGCTCCGAGGGCTGACCGTCGTCTCACCCGAGGGGCCGGATGATCTCGAACTGGTACTCGAACAGAATGCGAAGCGGCGGCCAGAAGGTAACCGGAGGCACTTTCCCAACAGGGGAATACCGGTCACCGCATTCGCCGTCGATGACACAAACCAGGAATACGAACGGCTGGCATCGTGCGGGGTGAAATTCACTACGGAACCCACGGGACTGGACTCGGTGACCATCGCCATTGTTGCCGGTACTGGCGGCAATCTCGTGCAAATCTGCCAAGGTTGA
- a CDS encoding alpha/beta fold hydrolase, which translates to MMTTYLGSIVPTLVALIATGLFGLAYAGFRRDLDRARERISTGSQIAQTRCGLIEYAVAGRGPPVLVVHGGEGGFDQGLAFAEPLVRSGFRVIAMSRFGYLRTPLPVDASPEAQANAHACLLDALHIDRAALITASAGAPSSLQFALRHPERLSTLVLLVPVAYSPRPEGTPQVRMPLLARTLAETTLRSDFLFWLVSRVARRTMIRTFLGIPTAVMEGATADEKMRVRRIFERIAPVRARLRGLLNDAAINASLPRYALEKITAPTLVIGTRDDLFGTFDSARYTAAHIPHARFIGYPDGGHLWVGHQDEVVSEVVGFLRTAGGPRFGR; encoded by the coding sequence ATGATGACCACATATCTCGGCTCAATCGTGCCGACCCTCGTAGCTCTCATTGCCACCGGCCTGTTCGGGCTGGCGTATGCCGGTTTTCGACGCGATCTCGACCGTGCGCGGGAGCGTATTTCGACAGGCAGCCAGATCGCGCAGACGCGCTGCGGGCTGATAGAGTACGCGGTGGCGGGCCGGGGACCGCCGGTGCTGGTGGTGCATGGCGGCGAAGGCGGCTTCGATCAGGGCTTGGCGTTCGCTGAACCGCTGGTTCGCAGCGGTTTTCGAGTGATCGCCATGTCGCGCTTCGGATATTTGCGCACCCCGCTTCCGGTCGACGCTTCGCCGGAAGCGCAGGCCAATGCCCATGCCTGTTTGCTTGATGCGCTCCACATCGATCGCGCTGCTCTGATCACAGCGTCCGCGGGCGCCCCGTCATCCCTGCAATTCGCACTGCGGCACCCCGAACGCCTGAGCACCCTGGTGCTGCTGGTTCCTGTCGCATATTCGCCAAGACCCGAGGGGACGCCTCAAGTGCGGATGCCGCTGCTTGCGCGGACGCTTGCCGAAACGACGCTTCGGTCCGATTTCCTTTTCTGGCTGGTGAGCCGAGTCGCACGCCGAACGATGATCCGCACGTTTCTCGGTATTCCGACGGCGGTCATGGAAGGCGCAACCGCCGATGAAAAGATGCGCGTGCGGCGGATCTTCGAACGCATAGCGCCGGTCAGGGCGCGCCTTCGGGGGCTCCTCAACGACGCCGCCATCAACGCATCTCTGCCGCGTTACGCTCTGGAAAAGATCACTGCTCCTACCTTGGTGATCGGCACACGGGACGACTTGTTCGGAACTTTCGACAGCGCCCGCTATACTGCGGCGCATATCCCCCATGCCCGCTTCATCGGCTACCCGGACGGCGGCCATCTGTGGGTCGGGCACCAGGACGAAGTCGTGTCCGAGGTGGTGGGCTTCCTGAGAACGGCAGGCGGACCCAGATTCGGACGCTAA
- a CDS encoding alpha-amylase family glycosyl hydrolase produces MTDGNGTLPWWQTGIIYQIYPLSFQDSDGDGLGDLPGILRRIDYLAGLNVAAIWLSPVFPSPMRDFGYDVADYTSIHPRFGTLSDFDRLLAGLHGRGMKLILDLVPNHTSDQHPWFLESRSSRDNPRRNWYLWRDPAPGGGPPNNWLSFFGGPAWTFDETTGQYYLHQFTPEQPELNLRHPAVLEALLDAMRFWLDRGVDGFRVDVPWLLIKDAEFRDEPENPAWDGIAPHGRLLHVHTANQPELHAIIRAMRAVVDDYPGERVLIGETNVPEEELVKYYGAARDEFHLPFNFRLIYASWNAGEIQRLVETYEAILPQGAWPAWVLGNHDQPRIASRIGPDAARVAVMLLLTLRGTPTCYYGDELGMKNGVIPRNRIRDPQALNQPGISGVFNRDAARTPLPWDTSPNAGFAPEGTQPWLPLGQDWPMRNVACQSDDPCSMLAFFRTLTALRQRHPALNQGDYKGVETVADGVFAYTRTAGAERLLIVLDFAGCEYLLDLGALADGAEILLSTGMRRAGRVELRRLRLLANEGLVLKIS; encoded by the coding sequence ATGACGGACGGGAACGGCACGCTGCCCTGGTGGCAAACCGGTATCATCTACCAGATCTATCCCCTGTCTTTCCAGGACAGCGACGGCGACGGCCTCGGTGATCTTCCCGGCATCCTCCGCCGGATCGACTACCTGGCCGGCCTGAACGTCGCCGCTATCTGGCTCTCGCCCGTCTTCCCCTCGCCGATGCGGGATTTCGGCTATGACGTGGCCGATTACACGTCCATCCACCCGCGGTTCGGAACACTGAGCGACTTCGACCGGCTGCTGGCAGGGTTGCACGGCCGGGGCATGAAGCTGATCCTGGACCTGGTGCCGAACCATACCTCCGACCAGCATCCCTGGTTCCTGGAAAGCCGAAGTTCGCGCGACAATCCCAGGCGCAACTGGTACCTCTGGCGCGATCCGGCGCCGGGTGGCGGGCCGCCCAACAATTGGCTCAGCTTTTTCGGCGGCCCCGCCTGGACTTTCGACGAGACCACCGGCCAGTACTATCTGCACCAATTCACGCCGGAACAGCCGGAGCTGAACCTGCGCCACCCGGCCGTGTTGGAGGCGCTGCTGGATGCAATGCGGTTCTGGCTGGATCGAGGCGTGGATGGCTTCCGGGTCGATGTGCCCTGGCTGCTGATCAAGGACGCTGAGTTCCGTGATGAGCCGGAGAACCCGGCCTGGGACGGCATCGCTCCGCACGGCCGACTGCTCCACGTCCACACCGCGAACCAACCCGAATTGCACGCCATCATCCGGGCCATGCGGGCGGTCGTCGACGACTACCCCGGCGAGCGGGTCTTGATCGGAGAGACCAACGTGCCGGAGGAAGAACTCGTCAAGTACTATGGCGCGGCGCGGGACGAATTCCACCTCCCTTTCAATTTTCGGCTGATCTATGCCTCCTGGAACGCCGGGGAAATCCAGCGGCTGGTCGAAACTTACGAAGCGATCCTTCCGCAAGGCGCCTGGCCCGCCTGGGTGCTCGGCAACCATGACCAGCCCCGTATCGCCAGCCGCATCGGCCCCGATGCGGCCCGTGTCGCCGTCATGCTGCTGCTGACCCTGCGCGGCACGCCGACCTGCTATTACGGCGATGAGTTGGGGATGAAGAACGGGGTGATCCCAAGGAACCGCATCCGTGATCCGCAAGCATTGAACCAGCCCGGGATTTCCGGCGTATTCAATCGCGACGCGGCACGGACCCCCCTGCCTTGGGACACTTCGCCCAACGCCGGCTTCGCGCCCGAGGGCACGCAACCCTGGCTGCCGCTGGGCCAGGACTGGCCAATGAGGAACGTTGCCTGCCAGTCGGACGATCCCTGCTCCATGCTGGCGTTTTTCAGGACGCTGACCGCGCTCCGCCAACGCCACCCGGCCTTGAACCAAGGCGACTACAAGGGCGTGGAAACGGTAGCCGACGGCGTCTTCGCCTATACTCGGACAGCCGGCGCCGAGCGCCTCCTGATCGTGCTCGATTTCGCCGGCTGCGAATATCTACTGGACCTGGGCGCACTCGCCGATGGCGCGGAGATTCTGCTGAGCACCGGCATGCGGCGCGCTGGGCGGGTCGAACTGAGGCGACTCCGCCTGCTCGCCAACGAAGGGCTCGTGCTGAAAATATCTTGA
- a CDS encoding ATP-binding protein — MRFWPDSIAGRTVGLLFVGLVFTVTVSLSVFQLDFFHGKGWDETFRNLDRVAVIASIMDRVPRDLRPELLPALNEGSVGVMWEPHASPPPLRQDGMTRHLARDIRVLAEVHGMQRVAAGYPSVGPASGGWLMPPPGPAEVWVALSDGTWLRFAIANEAIGGLWTLRLTVAAGLFLAGIVVLGVWAARKVTAPLDRFALAAQRLGADVDAPPMAEEGPSEIRRAAEAFNSMQRRISRLIEDRTLMLAALSHDLRTVLARLRFRTELIPDPDQRRKAGADLDEMQAMLQSTLSFARDDTAVEPLAVIDLAMLLQSLCDDLQDAGKTVSYEGPLHLNFEGRPMSLRRAFANLIDNALKYGQEAAVTLAEHGKAAEITVGDRGPGIPEAMRSRVFAPFFRLESSRCRETGGMGLGLTVASAVVHRHGGGLALEDRPGGGLLVRVVLPRAAARSP; from the coding sequence ATGAGATTCTGGCCCGACAGCATCGCGGGCAGAACCGTCGGGCTGCTGTTCGTGGGTCTGGTATTCACGGTGACGGTCAGCCTCTCCGTATTCCAGCTGGATTTTTTCCATGGCAAGGGCTGGGACGAGACTTTCCGGAACCTGGATCGCGTCGCCGTCATCGCTTCCATCATGGATCGGGTGCCGCGCGATTTGCGTCCCGAACTGCTCCCCGCTTTGAATGAGGGCAGCGTTGGGGTGATGTGGGAGCCTCATGCCAGCCCGCCGCCGCTACGCCAGGATGGCATGACCCGGCATTTGGCGCGGGACATTCGCGTCCTCGCCGAAGTGCACGGCATGCAACGTGTCGCGGCGGGCTATCCCTCTGTTGGTCCGGCAAGCGGGGGATGGCTGATGCCGCCGCCGGGACCGGCGGAGGTCTGGGTCGCGCTTTCGGACGGCACCTGGCTTCGCTTCGCCATCGCGAACGAAGCGATCGGCGGACTGTGGACATTGCGCCTGACAGTCGCCGCCGGGCTTTTCCTCGCGGGAATCGTGGTTCTGGGCGTATGGGCTGCGCGCAAGGTGACGGCTCCACTGGACCGCTTCGCCCTCGCCGCCCAACGCTTGGGTGCCGACGTGGATGCGCCGCCCATGGCCGAAGAGGGCCCCAGCGAAATCCGCCGGGCCGCCGAGGCCTTCAACAGCATGCAACGCCGCATTTCCCGCCTGATCGAAGACCGTACGCTGATGCTGGCCGCTTTGTCCCACGATCTCCGAACCGTCCTGGCCCGGCTGCGGTTTCGAACCGAGTTGATCCCCGATCCCGATCAGCGGAGAAAAGCGGGCGCCGATCTGGACGAAATGCAGGCCATGCTGCAGTCGACCTTATCGTTCGCCCGCGATGACACGGCTGTGGAACCATTGGCCGTGATCGATCTGGCGATGCTCCTGCAAAGTCTTTGCGATGATCTCCAGGATGCGGGGAAGACCGTTTCCTACGAAGGGCCGCTGCACCTGAACTTCGAAGGGCGGCCGATGTCGCTGCGCCGGGCCTTCGCCAATCTCATCGACAATGCCCTGAAATATGGGCAGGAGGCTGCGGTGACGTTGGCAGAACACGGCAAAGCCGCCGAAATCACGGTCGGCGATCGCGGTCCTGGAATTCCGGAAGCCATGCGTAGCCGGGTTTTTGCGCCGTTTTTCCGGCTGGAGTCCTCGCGTTGCCGGGAAACCGGCGGCATGGGGCTCGGACTCACCGTGGCCAGTGCGGTGGTGCACCGGCACGGCGGTGGCCTGGCGTTGGAAGACAGGCCGGGCGGCGGGTTGCTGGTGAGGGTCGTGCTGCCCCGCGCAGCGGCCCGTTCGCCTTGA
- a CDS encoding beta-galactosidase, whose amino-acid sequence MIEIRDKAILIDDRPRLVLSGEVHYFRLRREDWQDRLDKLKAAGCNTVASYIPWLCHETVEGRIDLDGRTRPELDLGGFIDLCRANGLWFIARPGPFVMAELKNEGLPYWIYEKHPEIVPVGWDGKPATTHTVDYLAHSFLEEAQRWYAAVMTVIAPRLQPGGGNVIALQLDNEIGMLSWLSNCPDLTENVLADFAAWLKTLHGPEALRRRYPFDIDAAEARRDGIRSPAESYAPALMRDLGHYMRDRFARYVATLRTWAESAGVCGIPFVVNIHGTGGGRGLDFPTGISQLYPCYTQDTGYLAGSDLYFGNLTFDNFQDLYLCNAFMDAVHRPEQPPASMEFECGDGNYGNTYGNRLDPSAADFKARICLAQGARLLNYYLFAGGRNYKLDPPPHDGDDRIAFTGERHGFAAPVDPEGRLNYSYPRLASLTRTVTAVADKLAAMQEEHDRVAFGFIPDYFMTEYHYPASAAMTEIVRNLKTNRGPGAWETMARAMLLGGYRFGAVDIQNRPLHLETTPVLALGSARYMDTAVQHKLVDWLSAGGGLLLYGEVPRYGMEGEPCMVLAEALGTEISGFRQASDRYFLSLAADGWAAPRPEVRTHFAQTFAVSSAEALLRVCDTGEICGFETAVGKGRAIVIGAAYPCDIALFRTALERLGAVAALRHDCHDHGIFMTSTANAAGERFIHLLNLDGFDKRFHLYEHGRPLFGGREIELQARDGVMLPLAMRFGEVKIDYATAEITAVRPDCIEFRPTQRVDVIAVETAREIQISSHYELQQDSPTTYVVSLCPAPLHDRITLRHERAGG is encoded by the coding sequence ATGATCGAAATCCGAGACAAAGCCATCCTGATAGACGACCGGCCCCGTCTGGTGCTGAGTGGCGAAGTGCATTATTTCCGGCTCCGGCGCGAGGACTGGCAGGACCGTTTGGACAAGCTCAAAGCCGCCGGCTGCAACACCGTCGCCTCCTATATTCCCTGGCTCTGCCATGAGACCGTCGAAGGCCGGATCGACCTCGACGGGCGCACCCGCCCGGAACTGGACCTCGGCGGCTTCATCGATCTATGCCGGGCCAACGGCCTCTGGTTCATCGCTCGTCCCGGCCCCTTCGTGATGGCTGAGCTGAAGAACGAAGGGCTGCCTTACTGGATTTACGAAAAGCATCCCGAAATCGTACCGGTGGGCTGGGACGGCAAGCCGGCAACCACCCATACCGTCGATTATCTGGCACACTCCTTCCTGGAAGAGGCGCAGCGCTGGTACGCCGCGGTGATGACCGTGATCGCGCCGCGCCTGCAGCCGGGCGGCGGCAACGTGATCGCGCTGCAGCTCGACAACGAGATCGGCATGCTGTCCTGGCTCAGCAACTGCCCTGACCTCACGGAGAATGTGTTAGCGGATTTCGCCGCATGGCTGAAAACCCTGCACGGTCCTGAAGCCTTGCGCCGACGCTATCCCTTCGACATAGACGCGGCAGAGGCGCGCCGCGACGGCATCCGCTCGCCTGCCGAGAGTTACGCCCCGGCCCTCATGCGTGACCTCGGTCACTACATGCGCGACCGTTTCGCCCGTTATGTAGCAACCCTGCGCACATGGGCGGAAAGCGCCGGCGTTTGCGGCATCCCGTTCGTGGTCAACATCCACGGCACCGGCGGCGGCCGCGGCCTGGACTTCCCGACCGGCATCAGCCAGCTCTATCCATGCTACACCCAGGACACCGGCTACCTGGCGGGATCGGATCTCTATTTCGGAAATCTGACGTTCGACAATTTCCAGGATCTGTACCTCTGCAATGCCTTCATGGACGCCGTGCACCGACCGGAACAGCCACCGGCTTCGATGGAGTTCGAATGTGGCGACGGCAACTACGGCAACACCTATGGCAATCGGCTGGACCCTTCTGCCGCCGACTTCAAGGCGCGCATCTGCCTGGCCCAGGGCGCCCGGCTCCTCAACTACTACCTCTTCGCCGGCGGCCGCAACTACAAGCTCGATCCGCCGCCACACGACGGCGACGATCGCATCGCTTTCACCGGCGAACGCCACGGCTTCGCCGCGCCGGTCGATCCCGAAGGCCGGTTGAATTACAGCTATCCGCGGCTGGCAAGCCTGACCCGCACCGTGACCGCCGTCGCCGACAAGCTCGCCGCCATGCAGGAGGAGCACGACCGGGTGGCGTTCGGCTTCATCCCCGACTATTTCATGACCGAATACCACTATCCCGCCAGCGCCGCGATGACCGAAATCGTCCGCAATCTGAAAACCAACCGCGGGCCCGGCGCCTGGGAAACCATGGCCCGGGCGATGCTGCTCGGCGGCTACCGCTTCGGTGCGGTAGATATCCAGAATCGGCCGCTCCACCTTGAGACCACACCAGTGCTGGCGCTGGGCTCGGCCCGGTACATGGACACTGCGGTCCAGCACAAGCTGGTCGATTGGCTGTCCGCGGGCGGGGGGCTGCTGCTGTACGGGGAGGTCCCGCGCTACGGGATGGAAGGCGAACCCTGTATGGTGCTGGCTGAGGCATTGGGTACCGAAATTTCGGGGTTTCGCCAAGCCAGCGATCGCTATTTCCTCTCGCTCGCCGCGGACGGCTGGGCCGCGCCGCGGCCGGAAGTACGCACCCATTTCGCCCAGACTTTCGCCGTCTCCTCCGCCGAAGCGCTGCTACGGGTCTGCGACACCGGCGAGATCTGCGGCTTTGAAACGGCGGTCGGAAAGGGACGTGCTATCGTCATCGGCGCTGCCTACCCTTGCGACATCGCCCTGTTCCGCACGGCTCTGGAACGATTGGGCGCGGTTGCCGCGTTGCGGCACGACTGCCACGACCACGGCATCTTCATGACTTCGACCGCCAACGCCGCGGGTGAACGCTTCATCCACCTGCTGAATCTGGACGGCTTCGACAAGCGCTTTCACCTTTACGAGCACGGCCGGCCGCTGTTCGGCGGACGCGAAATCGAGCTTCAGGCCCGCGACGGGGTGATGCTGCCGCTGGCCATGCGCTTCGGGGAAGTGAAGATCGACTACGCTACCGCGGAAATCACTGCCGTGCGGCCGGACTGCATCGAATTCCGCCCGACCCAGCGGGTGGACGTGATCGCCGTGGAAACTGCCCGCGAGATACAGATCTCCTCGCATTACGAACTGCAGCAGGACAGCCCGACGACTTACGTGGTATCGCTGTGCCCGGCCCCCCTTCACGACCGGATCACCCTGCGCCATGAACGCGCCGGCGGCTGA
- a CDS encoding DUF6635 family protein: MDKDRSKPESAQAIHQLLERAATRGVADYIESRKAKIPGFVERYFSFRGAWEMHKKTLGRDYYRIPVNLLWSLPAFLAHSAAAVSGKLGAKDLARRLGKVPSGLPTAFQKELNWLIHVELLELPYSDGSRESTHDALLEAILSDPELSTRLGEYLGAIQSHAGSVEFRTSLAARLQEYGKTRQAATELAASIATLAGGYAAFGQMTPGAVSAGSAAAAAIAQQIAIANFWLGPTLGTWYYTVFPASASFGLIAASTGTVMAALGILGALSAVVVDPLLAKTGFHQKRLERFVDALEPVLAGREDDGYHVHDHYLARLFDLVDLLRLAARA, encoded by the coding sequence ATGGACAAGGACAGATCGAAACCGGAGTCGGCGCAGGCGATCCACCAACTGCTGGAAAGGGCAGCCACCCGCGGCGTCGCGGACTATATCGAAAGCCGGAAAGCGAAAATCCCGGGCTTCGTGGAGCGCTATTTTTCCTTCCGCGGGGCCTGGGAAATGCACAAGAAAACGCTGGGGCGGGATTATTACCGCATCCCTGTCAATCTGCTTTGGAGTCTCCCGGCGTTTCTCGCCCATTCCGCCGCCGCCGTTTCCGGAAAGCTCGGGGCAAAAGACCTCGCCCGCCGGCTCGGCAAAGTCCCTTCCGGCCTGCCCACGGCGTTCCAGAAAGAGCTGAACTGGTTGATCCACGTCGAACTGCTGGAGCTGCCCTATTCCGACGGCTCCCGCGAATCCACCCATGATGCGCTCCTGGAAGCCATCCTGAGCGATCCCGAACTGTCGACCCGGCTCGGGGAATATCTCGGAGCGATACAGTCCCACGCCGGATCCGTGGAATTTCGCACATCGCTGGCGGCCAGGCTGCAGGAGTACGGCAAGACCCGCCAGGCGGCGACCGAACTGGCGGCCAGCATCGCCACCCTGGCCGGTGGCTACGCGGCGTTCGGCCAGATGACACCGGGCGCGGTTTCCGCCGGCAGCGCCGCGGCGGCGGCCATCGCCCAGCAGATCGCGATAGCCAATTTCTGGCTCGGCCCCACCTTGGGCACGTGGTATTACACGGTGTTTCCGGCGAGCGCGTCATTCGGCCTGATCGCGGCGAGCACGGGGACGGTGATGGCGGCCCTCGGCATTCTCGGCGCGCTGTCCGCCGTCGTGGTCGATCCGCTGCTGGCCAAGACCGGGTTTCACCAGAAGCGGCTGGAACGCTTCGTCGATGCCCTGGAGCCCGTGTTGGCCGGCCGGGAGGATGACGGTTACCATGTGCACGACCATTACCTTGCCCGCCTATTCGACCTCGTCGACCTGCTGCGGCTGGCGGCACGGGCATGA